A genome region from Brachymonas denitrificans includes the following:
- a CDS encoding TorF family putative porin, whose translation MPGNFALRSSAVLIPSLFLTQACLAQLATSPAPEAAPSPLSVNVGLVSLYKYRGQDQYVSDSGKTRAVRPALQGGLDYSFANGFYLGNWNSSVRLNKDARVEMDFYGGYRTSTGPVNWDFGLLRYQYPGDARLNTTEVYAAGSWEELTLKYSHTVSRRYFGLDGGRGTGYVNLAWSHPLGSGLGLQAALGHTFLPAQVRAGGLSDYSDYSLGLAWEFQPHLTLTAGIAGADRRTSWGDINRPRAIAGLKAVF comes from the coding sequence ATGCCGGGAAATTTTGCCCTCCGTTCAAGTGCCGTCCTGATTCCGTCCCTGTTCCTGACGCAAGCCTGCCTGGCGCAGCTTGCCACCAGCCCTGCTCCCGAGGCGGCCCCTTCGCCCCTGAGCGTCAACGTCGGGCTGGTCAGCCTCTACAAGTATCGGGGCCAGGACCAGTATGTCTCCGACAGCGGCAAGACCCGCGCCGTGCGCCCGGCGCTGCAGGGCGGGCTCGACTACAGTTTTGCCAACGGCTTTTATCTGGGCAACTGGAATTCCAGCGTGCGCCTGAACAAGGATGCCCGCGTAGAAATGGATTTCTATGGTGGCTACCGTACCAGCACGGGCCCGGTGAACTGGGATTTCGGCCTATTGCGCTACCAGTATCCGGGAGATGCACGCCTCAACACCACCGAAGTCTACGCGGCCGGCAGCTGGGAAGAACTGACGCTGAAGTACTCGCACACTGTGTCGCGTCGCTATTTCGGACTCGACGGCGGTCGCGGAACCGGCTATGTGAACCTTGCCTGGAGCCACCCGCTGGGTTCCGGCCTGGGCTTGCAGGCAGCACTCGGCCACACCTTCCTGCCTGCGCAGGTGCGCGCCGGCGGCCTGTCGGACTATTCGGACTACAGCCTGGGACTGGCCTGGGAATTCCAGCCGCACCTGACCCTGACTGCCGGGATTGCGGGTGCCGACCGGCGCACCAGCTGGGGCGATATCAACCGTCCGCGCGCCATTGCCGGACTCAAGGCCGTTTTCTAG
- a CDS encoding copper chaperone PCu(A)C, producing MKHLALALALFGAATLAQADVTVSDPWVRGTVPAQRATGAFMRLQADQDLRLVAASSPVAGVAEIHEMVMQDNVMKMRRVDGIALGKGKPLELKPGGYHVMLMDLKQPLKAGEQVPLTLTFEGAAKGKTITKQVQATVQSLAPQGSQGHGAMMKH from the coding sequence ATGAAACACCTCGCCCTTGCTCTCGCCCTGTTTGGCGCCGCCACACTGGCACAGGCCGATGTCACCGTCAGCGATCCCTGGGTGCGCGGCACCGTGCCGGCACAGCGTGCCACCGGTGCCTTCATGCGCCTGCAGGCCGACCAGGATCTGCGTCTGGTTGCCGCCAGTTCACCTGTGGCCGGCGTGGCCGAGATCCACGAGATGGTGATGCAGGACAACGTGATGAAAATGCGCCGCGTGGACGGCATTGCGCTGGGCAAGGGCAAGCCGCTCGAGCTGAAGCCGGGCGGCTACCACGTGATGCTGATGGACCTCAAGCAGCCGCTCAAGGCGGGCGAGCAGGTGCCGCTGACACTGACCTTCGAGGGCGCAGCCAAGGGCAAGACCATCACCAAGCAGGTGCAGGCCACCGTGCAAAGCCTGGCGCCCCAGGGGAGCCAGGGGCACGGCGCCATGATGAAGCACTAA
- a CDS encoding CsbD family protein translates to MNKDTIEGNWKQLKGKVKEQWGKLTDDDLDVIAGKRDQLVGRLQERAGIARDEAEKQVKDWEGRNPDWKWL, encoded by the coding sequence ATCAACAAGGACACCATCGAAGGCAACTGGAAACAGCTCAAGGGCAAGGTCAAGGAACAGTGGGGCAAGCTCACCGACGACGACCTGGACGTGATTGCCGGCAAGCGCGACCAGCTGGTCGGCCGCCTGCAGGAACGTGCCGGCATTGCCCGCGACGAGGCTGAAAAGCAGGTCAAGGATTGGGAAGGCCGCAATCCCGACTGGAAGTGGCTCTAA
- the hemB gene encoding porphobilinogen synthase, producing MTPYAPYPLGRPRRLRFDDFTRRMVREHQVTPDDFIYPVFLHEGSNRRQAVASMPGVERLSIDLLLPVAERCLELGVPCIDLFPAIDAERKDVDGSEALNPDGLVPRAIQALKKEFPELGVMTDVALDPYTSHGQDGVIDESGYILNDTTVEILTRMAVLHAQAGADIISPSDMMDGRILSMRDALEEEGLVNTRLMAYSAKYASAFYGPFREAVGSAASLGKSNKKNYQMDPANGDEALREVALDIAEGADMVMVKPGLPYLDIVWRVKEAFRMPTFAYQVSGEYAMLKAAAQNGWIDHDAVMMESLLAFKRAGADGILTYSALEAAEWLRQHG from the coding sequence ATGACTCCCTACGCCCCCTACCCGCTTGGCCGCCCGCGCCGTCTGCGCTTCGATGACTTCACCCGCCGCATGGTGCGCGAGCACCAGGTGACGCCGGATGACTTCATCTACCCGGTATTCCTGCACGAGGGCAGCAACCGGCGCCAGGCCGTGGCCAGCATGCCCGGTGTGGAACGCCTGTCGATCGACCTGCTGCTGCCGGTAGCCGAGCGCTGCCTGGAGCTGGGCGTGCCCTGCATCGACCTGTTCCCGGCGATCGATGCCGAACGCAAGGATGTGGACGGCAGCGAGGCGCTGAATCCGGACGGGCTGGTGCCGCGCGCGATCCAGGCGCTGAAGAAGGAGTTTCCCGAACTGGGCGTGATGACCGACGTGGCACTGGACCCCTACACCAGCCACGGCCAGGATGGCGTGATCGACGAGAGCGGCTATATCCTGAACGACACCACGGTGGAGATCCTGACGCGCATGGCGGTGCTGCATGCGCAGGCGGGTGCCGACATCATCTCGCCCAGCGACATGATGGATGGCCGCATCCTGAGCATGCGCGACGCTTTGGAGGAGGAAGGCTTGGTCAACACCCGCCTGATGGCCTACAGCGCCAAGTATGCAAGTGCCTTCTACGGCCCGTTCCGCGAGGCGGTAGGCTCTGCCGCCAGCCTGGGCAAGAGCAACAAGAAGAACTACCAGATGGACCCGGCCAATGGCGACGAAGCGCTGCGCGAAGTGGCGCTGGACATTGCCGAAGGCGCGGACATGGTGATGGTCAAGCCCGGGCTGCCCTATCTGGACATCGTCTGGCGCGTGAAGGAGGCCTTCCGGATGCCGACTTTTGCCTACCAGGTGAGCGGCGAATACGCCATGCTCAAGGCCGCGGCGCAGAATGGCTGGATCGACCATGATGCGGTGATGATGGAATCGCTGCTGGCCTTCAAGCGCGCGGGTGCCGACGGCATCCTGACCTATTCTGCGCTCGAGGCAGCCGAGTGGCTGCGCCAGCATGGCTGA
- a CDS encoding DUF4019 domain-containing protein: MHIPHAFRFGLAAAAALALAPAQAQPGFQAADPNTFVNAAQAALNDVSQGKAADIWKEASAQMKKLDKQSTFVKNSAERYKELGPAQQRVWVAVNRLILPEPAKDAKGPQAPAGQYVNVTFLSQFANNRSGFERVTYFLDTDNQWRVMGFALR, from the coding sequence ATGCACATCCCGCACGCATTCCGTTTCGGCCTGGCTGCCGCCGCGGCCCTGGCATTGGCACCGGCCCAGGCGCAGCCCGGCTTCCAGGCGGCCGATCCCAACACCTTCGTCAACGCGGCGCAGGCGGCACTCAACGACGTGTCCCAGGGCAAGGCTGCCGACATCTGGAAGGAAGCCAGCGCCCAGATGAAGAAGCTCGACAAGCAGTCCACCTTCGTCAAGAACAGCGCCGAGCGCTACAAGGAGCTCGGCCCGGCGCAGCAGCGGGTCTGGGTCGCCGTCAACCGCCTGATCCTGCCCGAGCCGGCCAAGGATGCCAAGGGCCCGCAGGCCCCTGCCGGCCAGTATGTCAACGTCACCTTCCTGAGCCAGTTCGCCAACAACCGCAGTGGGTTCGAGCGCGTCACCTACTTCCTCGATACCGACAACCAGTGGCGGGTGATGGGCTTTGCCCTGCGCTGA
- a CDS encoding magnesium transporter CorA family protein, translating into MAEAPDSGAPDSLKVIEFTAGSLRVADRLPQAAPEDGFVWIYLERDELDLALPLLQRAAQTLGGSQLLDLHTLDLGLDIHPSNYDYTSVYDLIVFRRLALPGESGDDLAGDRSEAPPGTPGQSQSRLATFGRIRSQAVGFVIFDRLLISVHPAGCPTARGFVKRFLADIQQGMDAATARSRRPTSPADLVLRMINGMVDSYLELRRDLTAELERWQAHLLRNDARNTDWNALMHARSQLHVLEDLCEEQLDAMQEWLDSLREQPLESFHSQPAQAQEQRDMLVARARDVVEHIERVMQHARRLQQSAETVVQIHFSAQGNRTNDIMRVLTTLTAIFLPLNLIAGVFGMNFKEMPLLDWRIGFWVATGTMALIALGLSLWFWRKRYLDSDR; encoded by the coding sequence ATGGCTGAAGCTCCTGATTCGGGGGCACCGGACTCGCTGAAGGTCATCGAGTTCACCGCCGGCAGCCTGCGTGTGGCCGACCGGTTGCCGCAGGCAGCGCCGGAGGACGGCTTCGTGTGGATCTATCTCGAGCGCGACGAGCTGGACCTCGCCCTGCCGCTGCTGCAGCGGGCAGCGCAGACGCTGGGAGGCTCGCAGCTGCTCGATCTGCACACCCTGGATCTGGGGCTGGACATCCACCCCTCGAATTACGACTACACCTCGGTCTACGATCTGATCGTGTTCCGGCGGCTGGCACTGCCCGGAGAGAGCGGGGACGACCTGGCCGGCGACCGCAGCGAGGCTCCACCGGGCACGCCGGGCCAGTCACAAAGCCGGCTGGCCACCTTCGGCCGCATCCGCTCGCAGGCGGTGGGCTTCGTGATTTTCGACCGGCTGCTGATCAGCGTGCATCCGGCGGGCTGCCCGACGGCGCGCGGCTTCGTCAAGCGCTTCCTGGCAGATATCCAGCAGGGCATGGATGCCGCTACGGCACGCTCGCGCCGCCCCACCAGCCCGGCCGATCTGGTGCTGCGCATGATCAACGGCATGGTGGACAGCTACCTCGAGCTGCGCCGCGACCTGACGGCCGAACTGGAACGCTGGCAGGCGCACCTGTTGCGCAACGATGCGCGCAATACCGACTGGAACGCGCTGATGCATGCGCGCAGCCAGCTGCACGTGCTGGAAGACCTGTGCGAAGAACAGCTCGATGCCATGCAGGAATGGCTGGACAGCCTGCGCGAGCAGCCGCTGGAGTCCTTCCACAGCCAGCCTGCCCAGGCCCAGGAACAGCGCGACATGCTGGTGGCTCGTGCGCGCGACGTGGTGGAGCATATCGAGCGCGTGATGCAGCATGCACGCCGGCTGCAGCAGTCGGCCGAAACCGTGGTGCAGATCCACTTCAGCGCCCAGGGCAACCGCACCAACGACATCATGCGCGTGCTCACCACCTTGACGGCCATTTTCCTGCCGCTCAATCTGATCGCCGGCGTGTTCGGCATGAACTTCAAGGAAATGCCGCTGCTGGACTGGCGCATCGGCTTCTGGGTAGCGACCGGCACCATGGCACTGATTGCGCTGGGGCTGAGCCTGTGGTTCTGGCGCAAGCGCTACCTGGATTCGGATCGGTGA
- a CDS encoding YifB family Mg chelatase-like AAA ATPase, translating to MSLALIPTRALLGLSAPAVTVEVHLANGLPSFTLVGLADTEVKEARERVRSAIHNAGLEFPNNKRITVNLAPADLPKDSGRFDLPIAIGILAASGQMDAARLGGHVFAGELSLSGELRPVRGALAMAAALVEQGEQLPLVLPPGSAEEAALVPGSRVYRARHLRDVVARFQAPGATAMPASEDEDGWQLLQADPVLPTPDYPDLADVKGQAAARRALEIAAAGGHSLLLVGPPGAGKSMLARRFAGLLPPMRTEEALASAAVASLAGRFRPEHWGRRPLQQPHHSASAVALVGGGSPPRPGEISLSHNGILFLDELPEFPRPALEALREPLETGQIHISRAAQQACFPARFQLVAAMNPCPCGYLGSRIRPCRCTPEQVSRYQGKLSGPLLDRIDLHLEVPALAPEELMQAPAGPDTASTRERVCAAREHALQRQDQPNAALQGQALENAVPLGEEARRFLQQAATRLGWSARSMHRTLRVARTVADLADSADVQIPHVAEAIQLRRGLLHAH from the coding sequence ATGAGCCTCGCCCTGATTCCCACCCGCGCCCTGCTTGGCCTGTCTGCGCCCGCGGTCACCGTCGAAGTGCATCTGGCCAATGGCCTGCCGAGTTTCACGCTGGTGGGACTGGCCGATACCGAGGTGAAGGAGGCGCGCGAACGGGTGCGCAGCGCCATCCACAATGCAGGGCTGGAGTTTCCCAACAACAAGCGCATTACTGTGAATCTGGCGCCTGCGGATCTGCCCAAGGATTCCGGGCGCTTCGATCTGCCGATTGCGATCGGCATTCTGGCTGCGAGCGGGCAGATGGATGCGGCGCGGCTGGGCGGGCATGTGTTTGCCGGGGAGTTGTCGCTGTCCGGGGAGCTGCGGCCGGTGCGGGGCGCACTTGCCATGGCGGCGGCACTGGTGGAACAAGGGGAGCAACTGCCGCTGGTGCTGCCGCCCGGCAGTGCGGAAGAAGCGGCGCTGGTGCCTGGCTCCCGCGTGTACCGGGCGCGCCATCTGCGCGATGTGGTGGCACGCTTCCAGGCTCCCGGCGCAACCGCCATGCCTGCATCCGAAGACGAAGATGGCTGGCAGTTGCTGCAGGCCGATCCTGTGCTGCCCACGCCGGACTATCCCGATCTGGCTGACGTGAAAGGCCAGGCCGCGGCACGGCGGGCGCTGGAAATTGCGGCTGCCGGCGGCCATAGTCTGCTGCTCGTGGGGCCTCCTGGCGCGGGGAAGTCCATGCTGGCCCGCCGCTTTGCCGGCTTGCTGCCGCCGATGCGCACGGAAGAGGCACTGGCTTCGGCCGCCGTGGCCAGTCTAGCGGGGCGTTTCCGTCCGGAGCACTGGGGGCGGCGCCCGCTGCAGCAACCCCATCACAGCGCCAGCGCGGTTGCATTGGTGGGCGGTGGATCACCCCCGCGACCCGGGGAGATCAGCCTTTCCCATAATGGAATTTTGTTTCTGGACGAACTCCCGGAGTTTCCCCGTCCCGCTCTGGAGGCCTTGCGCGAGCCACTGGAAACCGGCCAGATCCATATTTCCCGCGCGGCGCAGCAAGCCTGCTTCCCGGCCCGTTTCCAGCTGGTGGCAGCCATGAATCCCTGCCCCTGCGGTTATCTGGGCAGCCGCATCCGCCCCTGCCGCTGCACGCCGGAACAGGTCAGCCGCTACCAGGGCAAGCTCAGCGGGCCATTGCTCGATCGCATCGACCTGCATCTGGAAGTGCCGGCTCTCGCGCCCGAAGAACTGATGCAAGCCCCTGCCGGACCGGATACGGCCAGCACGCGCGAACGTGTCTGTGCCGCCCGCGAACATGCCCTGCAGCGTCAGGACCAGCCCAATGCCGCGCTGCAGGGACAGGCACTCGAAAACGCCGTGCCACTGGGGGAGGAAGCGCGACGCTTCCTGCAGCAGGCCGCCACCCGGCTCGGCTGGAGCGCACGCAGCATGCACCGCACCCTGCGCGTGGCGCGCACCGTCGCCGATCTGGCGGACAGCGCCGACGTACAGATCCCGCATGTGGCCGAGGCCATCCAGCTGCGGCGCGGGCTGCTGCACGCGCATTAG
- a CDS encoding GMC family oxidoreductase produces the protein MARPAASSSSSPSFDTIIVGAGTAGCLLANRLSANPKRRVLLIEAGGKDDYHWIHIPVGYLYCIGNPRTDWLYQTEPDGGLNGRVLRYPRGKTLGGCSSINGMIYMRGQSRDYDRWAELTGDAAWRWDQCLPYFRLHEDYHKGADAHHGAQGTLPELLQQDTPYFRTLREQGAGGEWRVDKQRLHWPILEAFAQAARQAGIAESTDFNRGSNEGVGYFEVNQKAGWRWNAAKAFLRPTCLRRPNFTLWTGSQVARLLFEPAQGNQPPRCTGVEVWNGRERVTAMAAGEVILSAGSIGSAQLLQLSGVGPADLLQQHGIAPVAELPGVGANLQDHLQIRSVYKVRDVRTLNTLSASLRGKAGIGLEYLLRRSGPMSMAPSQLGAFTRSSEDYAWPNIEYHVQPLSLEAFGEPLHGFDAFTASVCNLNPGSRGTVRIKSPRFSDAPAIAPNYLATEEDRKVAADSLRVTRRIVAQPALQPYAPEEFKPGVQYQTDEELARLAGDIASTIFHPVGTTRMGRDDDPLAVVDSRLRVRDGRGGRIAGLRVVDAGIMPTITSGNTNSPTLMIAEKAAQWIAATHARDGDPG, from the coding sequence ATGGCCCGACCTGCTGCATCCTCTTCGTCAAGTCCAAGTTTTGACACCATCATCGTCGGCGCCGGCACCGCCGGCTGCCTGCTGGCCAACCGGCTCAGCGCCAACCCGAAGCGCCGCGTGCTGCTGATCGAGGCCGGCGGCAAGGACGACTACCATTGGATCCACATTCCGGTCGGCTACCTGTACTGCATCGGCAACCCGCGTACCGACTGGCTCTACCAGACCGAGCCCGATGGGGGACTGAACGGCCGGGTGCTGCGCTATCCGCGCGGCAAGACGCTGGGCGGCTGCAGCAGCATCAACGGCATGATCTACATGCGTGGCCAGTCGCGCGACTACGACCGGTGGGCCGAACTGACGGGCGACGCGGCGTGGCGCTGGGACCAGTGCCTGCCCTACTTCCGCCTGCACGAGGACTATCACAAGGGCGCCGATGCGCACCATGGCGCCCAGGGCACGCTTCCCGAGCTGCTGCAGCAGGATACGCCCTACTTTCGCACCCTGCGCGAGCAGGGGGCAGGCGGCGAATGGCGGGTGGACAAGCAGCGGCTGCACTGGCCCATCCTCGAAGCCTTTGCTCAGGCGGCACGCCAGGCCGGGATTGCCGAAAGCACGGATTTCAACCGGGGAAGCAATGAGGGGGTCGGCTATTTCGAGGTCAACCAGAAGGCCGGCTGGCGCTGGAACGCGGCCAAGGCCTTTCTGCGCCCGACCTGCCTGCGCCGACCCAATTTCACGCTGTGGACCGGGAGCCAGGTGGCACGCCTGCTGTTCGAGCCGGCCCAGGGGAACCAGCCCCCGCGCTGCACCGGTGTGGAGGTCTGGAACGGGCGCGAACGCGTAACGGCCATGGCTGCCGGCGAGGTCATCCTGAGCGCCGGCAGCATCGGCTCGGCCCAGCTGCTGCAGCTCTCGGGCGTTGGGCCGGCGGACCTGCTGCAGCAGCACGGCATTGCACCCGTCGCCGAGCTGCCCGGTGTCGGCGCCAATCTGCAGGACCACCTGCAGATCCGCTCGGTCTACAAGGTGCGCGACGTGCGCACGCTCAATACGCTGTCGGCCAGTCTGCGTGGCAAGGCCGGCATCGGGCTGGAATACCTGCTGCGGCGCAGCGGCCCGATGAGCATGGCACCCAGCCAGCTGGGCGCTTTCACCCGCAGCAGCGAGGACTATGCCTGGCCGAATATCGAATACCACGTGCAGCCGCTGTCGCTGGAGGCTTTCGGCGAACCGCTGCACGGTTTCGATGCCTTCACCGCCAGCGTCTGCAACCTGAACCCCGGCAGCCGCGGCACGGTGCGCATCAAGAGCCCGCGCTTCAGCGATGCGCCGGCAATCGCACCCAATTATCTCGCTACCGAAGAAGACCGCAAGGTGGCCGCAGACAGCCTGCGCGTGACGCGGCGCATCGTGGCGCAGCCGGCGCTGCAGCCGTATGCGCCGGAAGAATTCAAGCCCGGCGTGCAATACCAGACGGACGAGGAGCTGGCGCGGCTGGCCGGCGATATTGCCAGCACGATCTTCCACCCCGTAGGCACCACCAGAATGGGACGCGACGACGATCCCCTGGCCGTGGTGGACAGCCGCCTGCGCGTGCGCGACGGGCGCGGCGGCCGGATTGCCGGTCTGCGCGTGGTGGATGCCGGCATCATGCCCACCATCACCAGCGGCAATACCAACAGCCCGACGCTGATGATTGCCGAGAAGGCGGCGCAATGGATTGCCGCAACACACGCCCGAGATGGCGATCCCGGGTAA
- a CDS encoding ammonium transporter encodes MRKPIFFLLAGLSGMLLAPAVWAQAAPAAVAEASVNKGDVAWLLTATLLVVMMSIPGLALFYGGMARAKNMLSVLMQVFVVFALVSVLWLVFGYSLAFSGGNAVLGDFGKLFLAGVNAASLSDTFSAQSKLPELAFVAFQGSFAAISCGIIVGAFAERVRFSAVLAFIVLWLTFSYLPIAHMVWSGQGYLFGKGALDFAGGTVVHINAGVAGLVGARLVGRRIGLGREALMPHSLTLTMVGAALLWVGWFGFNAGSALEASGVAALAFVNTLGAAAAATLSWITTERLLGRKPSMLGAASGAIAGLVVVTPAAGTVGPMGAIVLGIAAGPVCFWGVTGLKRLLGVDDAFDAFGVHGVGGILGALLTGVFSAPALGGTGAADYAMLHQLWVQAEGVLITLVWSAVVSLLAFVLVDKLIGLRVSEEDERVGLDISSHGESAYVR; translated from the coding sequence ATGAGAAAGCCCATTTTTTTCCTGCTCGCCGGCCTGTCCGGCATGCTGCTTGCCCCCGCCGTCTGGGCGCAGGCAGCGCCCGCTGCGGTCGCTGAGGCCAGCGTCAACAAGGGCGATGTCGCCTGGTTGCTGACGGCCACACTGTTGGTCGTGATGATGAGCATTCCCGGTCTGGCGCTGTTCTACGGCGGCATGGCGCGCGCCAAGAACATGCTGTCGGTGCTGATGCAGGTTTTTGTCGTGTTCGCGCTGGTCAGCGTGCTCTGGCTGGTATTCGGCTACAGCCTGGCCTTCAGCGGTGGCAATGCCGTGCTGGGTGACTTCGGCAAGCTGTTCCTCGCCGGTGTGAACGCCGCCAGCCTGTCGGACACCTTCAGCGCGCAGTCCAAGCTGCCTGAACTGGCATTCGTTGCCTTTCAGGGCTCGTTTGCCGCGATCAGTTGCGGCATCATCGTCGGCGCATTTGCCGAGCGCGTCCGCTTTTCTGCGGTACTGGCGTTCATCGTGCTGTGGCTCACGTTCAGCTACCTGCCGATTGCCCACATGGTGTGGTCGGGGCAGGGCTATCTGTTCGGCAAGGGCGCGCTGGATTTTGCCGGCGGCACCGTGGTGCACATCAATGCCGGCGTGGCCGGCCTGGTGGGAGCGAGACTGGTGGGCCGGCGTATCGGCCTGGGACGCGAAGCGCTGATGCCGCACAGCCTGACCCTGACCATGGTGGGCGCTGCGCTGCTGTGGGTGGGCTGGTTCGGATTCAACGCCGGTTCCGCACTCGAAGCCAGCGGCGTGGCGGCGCTGGCATTCGTCAACACGCTGGGTGCGGCCGCTGCAGCCACCCTGTCGTGGATTACCACCGAACGCCTGCTGGGACGCAAGCCGTCCATGCTGGGTGCCGCCTCGGGCGCCATCGCCGGCCTGGTGGTCGTCACGCCGGCTGCCGGTACCGTCGGCCCGATGGGCGCCATTGTGCTGGGCATCGCCGCCGGCCCCGTGTGTTTCTGGGGCGTGACCGGACTCAAGCGCCTGCTGGGCGTGGACGATGCCTTTGATGCTTTCGGCGTGCACGGCGTGGGCGGCATTCTGGGGGCCTTGCTCACCGGGGTGTTCAGCGCTCCGGCACTGGGCGGCACGGGCGCAGCCGATTACGCCATGCTGCACCAGTTGTGGGTGCAGGCCGAGGGCGTGCTGATCACGCTGGTCTGGTCTGCAGTGGTCTCGCTACTGGCCTTTGTGCTGGTCGACAAGCTGATCGGACTGCGCGTGAGCGAGGAGGACGAACGCGTCGGTCTCGACATCAGCAGCCATGGCGAATCTGCCTACGTCCGTTGA
- a CDS encoding P-II family nitrogen regulator: protein MKLITAIIKPFKLDEVREALSEIGVQGITVTEVKGFGRQKGHTELYRGAEYVVDFLPKVKLEAAVDDALLEQALEAIESSARTGKIGDGKIFVTSLEQVIRIRTGESGSVAL from the coding sequence ATGAAACTCATCACCGCCATCATCAAGCCCTTCAAGCTCGATGAAGTCCGCGAGGCCCTGTCCGAGATTGGCGTGCAGGGCATTACCGTCACCGAAGTGAAAGGCTTTGGCCGCCAGAAGGGCCATACCGAACTATACCGGGGCGCCGAATACGTGGTCGACTTTCTGCCCAAGGTGAAGCTTGAGGCCGCCGTGGATGACGCGCTGCTGGAGCAGGCGCTCGAGGCGATCGAGAGCAGCGCGCGCACCGGCAAGATCGGCGACGGCAAGATTTTTGTCACTAGCCTGGAACAGGTCATCCGCATTCGCACTGGCGAGAGCGGCAGTGTTGCCCTGTAA
- a CDS encoding dienelactone hydrolase family protein, whose protein sequence is MSNSQTIDIQSTDGTGTFSAYVAVPPSGKGPALVICQEIFGVNATMREVADGFAQEGFVAVVPDLFWRLEPGVELDYTPEGWQSAFGFFNSFDQDVGTQDIAATLRAARALPECQQHDKAGVVGYCLGGKMAYLAACRTDAAVSVGYYGTGIENRLDEMDNIQGRLVLHFAGNDEYCPPEAQAQIRAAAEGRANVAIYDYPGVQHAFSRPRGDHYAAAADALARARTLKALREVLR, encoded by the coding sequence ATGAGCAACAGCCAGACCATCGACATCCAGTCCACCGACGGCACCGGCACGTTCAGTGCCTATGTCGCCGTTCCGCCCTCCGGCAAGGGGCCGGCACTGGTCATCTGCCAGGAAATCTTTGGCGTGAACGCCACCATGCGCGAGGTTGCCGACGGATTTGCACAGGAGGGTTTCGTGGCCGTGGTGCCGGATCTGTTCTGGCGCCTGGAGCCCGGCGTCGAGCTGGATTACACGCCGGAAGGCTGGCAGAGCGCGTTCGGCTTCTTCAACAGCTTCGACCAGGACGTGGGGACGCAGGACATTGCCGCCACCTTGCGCGCTGCACGCGCCCTGCCCGAATGCCAGCAGCACGACAAGGCCGGCGTAGTCGGCTATTGTCTGGGTGGCAAGATGGCCTATCTGGCAGCCTGTCGTACCGACGCAGCGGTGTCGGTCGGCTACTACGGTACCGGCATCGAGAACAGGCTGGACGAAATGGACAACATCCAGGGCCGGCTGGTGCTGCACTTTGCCGGCAATGACGAATACTGCCCGCCCGAGGCGCAGGCGCAAATCCGCGCCGCCGCCGAAGGCCGTGCGAATGTGGCCATTTACGACTATCCGGGGGTGCAGCATGCTTTCTCGCGTCCGCGCGGCGATCACTACGCTGCTGCCGCCGACGCGCTGGCACGCGCACGCACGCTGAAGGCGCTGCGCGAAGTGCTGCGCTGA